The Populus alba chromosome 4, ASM523922v2, whole genome shotgun sequence genome contains a region encoding:
- the LOC118050765 gene encoding VQ motif-containing protein 31 produces MEKLPSQSTVGGKPITTFVQTDTKAFRDVVQRLTGSSEGDAAEGTATKIAGIKRSTPKLHERRQNLRPKLEIVKPPLIFKPSTSPTTSGNHSLLPSPAGTPSFMFSPSTILSKLSIQEQGSRGESAKSDLNNEEEEKAIKERRFYLHPSPRSKPGYTEPELLALFPLTSPQASDKH; encoded by the coding sequence ATGGAGAAGCTGCCAAGCCAGAGCACAGTCGGTGGTAAACCTATTACTACATTTGTGCAAACAGACACAAAGGCCTTTCGTGATGTTGTTCAGCGGTTAACAGGCTCATCAGAGGGTGATGCAGCAGAAGGAACAGCAACAAAGATTGCAGGCATAAAGAGATCAACACCTAAACTCCATGAAAGAAGGCAGAACCTAAGGCCCAAGCTAGAGATAGTGAAGCCCCCTCTTATCTTCAAACCTAGTACATCGCCAACAACATCGGGTAATCACAGTCTTCTTCCAAGTCCTGCAGGAACCCCTTCGTTCATGTTCTCCCCTTCCACCATTTTATCAAAACTGTCAATCCAAGAGCAGGGGAGCAGAGGAGAGTCAGCAAAATCTGACTTAAATAACGAGGAAGAAGAGAAAGCCATTAAAGAGAGGCGATTTTACCTGCATCCATCACCACGGTCTAAACCTGGTTACACTGAACCAGAGTTGCTCGCCTTGTTTCCTTTAACATCCCCCCAAGCAAGTGACAAACACTAA